The following proteins are co-located in the Dromiciops gliroides isolate mDroGli1 chromosome 2, mDroGli1.pri, whole genome shotgun sequence genome:
- the LOC122740033 gene encoding olfactory receptor 13A1-like, giving the protein MAVSNQTVVTEFILQGFSVTPPLQLTLFCIFFFLYIMALAGNALIVVAISLDSGLHTPMYFFLANLAILDIGCTTTVLPKLLENLADKKCISYVGCMTQLYFLTWFLGAELLLFTAMAYDRYVAICHPLHYTTMMSRMVCILLAGSVWAISAISSSVHTGLMIQLIFCGPNQIKHFLCEIPTLLLLSCTSTYLNNIMIVIADVYFGVINFVLTMVSYGFIISSILKIRTAEGKKKAFSTCSSHLIVVTIYYTTVIYTYILPGSGSSMDNGKIVAVLYTTISPTLNPLIYTLRNKDFKTALKKMFPFIK; this is encoded by the coding sequence ATGGCAGTGAGCAATCAAACAGTGGTGACTGAGTTTATCCTTCAGGGTTTTTCTGTGACACCTCCACTTCAGCTTACCCTCTTTTgcatcttcttcttcctttacATCATGGCTCTAGCAGGTAATGCTCTCATTGTGGTAGCCATAAGTCTAGATTCAGGTCTCCATACACCCATGTACTTTTTTCTTGCCAACTTGGCCATCTTAGATATTGGCTGCACAACTACAGTTCTGCCCAAATTGCTGGAAAACCTTGCAGACAAGAAATGCATCTCCTATGTTGGGTGTATGACTCAGTTATATTTCCTTACATGGTTTTTGGGGGCTGAACTCCTGCTCTTCACAGCCATGGCTTATGACAGATATGTAGCCATCTGCCACCCACTCCATTACACTACcatgatgagcagaatggtttGCATACTGCTAGCTGGTAGTGTTTGGGCCATTAGTGCCATCAGCTCATCAGTCCACACTGGCCTTATGATACAGTTAATCTTCTGTGGCCCAAATCAAATTAAGCACTTTTTGTGTGAAATCCCAACTTTGCTACTGCTCTCTTGTACCTCCACATACCTGAACAATATCATGATAGTCATTGCAGATGTATACTTTGGGGTGATTAATTTTGTGCTCACTATGGTGTCCTATGGCTTCATCATCTCCAGCATCCTGAAGATCCGCACCGCAGAAGGCAAGAAGAAAGCCTTCTCCACCTGCTCTTCTCACCTCATTGTGGTTACTATATATTATACCAcagttatatacacatatatcctcCCAGGCTCAGGATCCTCAATGGATAATGGCAAAATAGTGGCTGTCCTATATACCACTATCAGCCCCACTTTAAACCCTCTCATCTACACTCTACGTAATAAGGATTTCAAAACAGCCCTCAAGAAAATGTTTCCATTCATTAAATGA